Within Anopheles nili chromosome 3, idAnoNiliSN_F5_01, whole genome shotgun sequence, the genomic segment TGCTCAGAACTCAAGAGTCTGGAAAAACGGTTCGCTACAAAACAACCCCTGGTATTTTTTGTCAATGGAAAGAAGGTAAATTAATAATGTAGATTTTGTAATCATACTCAACCTCCACAATGTCGAAGATCATGAAAGTGATGATAATTCCAATGTCCACCAACGTAGGCGATGAAAATCACTCTTAGTAGAGAAACCCGGCAACAAACACGATGGCATGCGCTGATAACGGCTATTTGCACTAATCAAATACAATGTACACATGTGAGCAAGAGGCTACCAGGCAACCAGTGCCGTAGTAGCGTGTAAAGTAGCGACGACAGATTTCTGCGGCTGTGAACCGTAAACATCTCATACGTGTGAGTCGATGGTCAATCAAATCCTAGACTCTACTGCATTCGTATCACTCTTGTGTACAGCAAATCACTCTCACTTTGCTACAGCTCGATTGAAGTCATTTTTTGATATTGTGCATGTTTTTGATTTAGCGAGCTTCTCATTTATTGCGTTGATTAATTCGCCCGAGTAGCTGATGCCTCAATCGCGCGAGTAATAATTAATTACAATATTTTACCTTGTTTGTAGATTATCGACGATAGTCCTGACCCGGAATGTACCTTACTTGTGTATTTGCGGGAAAAGCTGCGACTTTGCGGCACGAAGCTTGGATGCGCTGAGGGAGGCTGCGGAGCGTGTACCGCCATGGTGTCAAAGGTAGACAGAAAAACGGGTTTGCTGCATCATCTTGCGGTCAATGCCTGCCTCACGCCCGTCTGTGCAGTCCATGGGATGGCCGTGACAACTGTCGAGGGAATCGGCAGTACTCGAACCCGTCTGCATCCTGTCCAGGAGCGCATCGCCAAAGCCCATGGTTCGCAATGTGGTTTCTGCACTCCCGGCATTGTGATGTCGATGTATTCGCTGCTCCGCAGCTCACCCGTTCCGTCAATGAAAGAGCTCGAGGTGGCCTTTCAGGGTAACTTATGCCGCTGCACCGGGTATCGCCCAATCTTGGAGGGATATAAAACTTTCACCAACGAATATGGTAACAGCTGCGCTATGGGAGAAAAGTGCTGTCGCAATGGAAACGGCAACGGTTGCGCAAGTAACAAAGACCGTTTGGAGGTAGCAACTGTGCTTTTTCAGCCCCGGGAATTTGTTCCGTACGATCCGTCACAAGAaccgattttcccaccagaGCTGAAGCTCTCCGATAAGTTGGATTTGAATTCATTTGTCTTTCGAAACTCTCAAACCGCCTGGTACCGACCAACAACTCTTAATGATTTGCTTGCGTTAAAGCAAGTGCATCCAGAGACAAAAATTGTAGTTGGCAACACGGAGGTCGGCGTCGAGGTTAAATTCAAACATTTCGAGTATCCCGTTCTTGCCTACCCATGCCAGATAAAGGAGCTGATTACCATAGAGCGTCATGATCATGGTTTGAAGATAGGGTCAGCGGTCACGTTGAAGGACATGGAAAATGCATTACGAAAGGAAATTGCAACTGAACCGGAGTCAGCGACGCGCCTGTACTCGGCTATTGTCGACATGCTGCACTGGTTCGCAGGCAAACAAATTCGTAATGTTGCGTCGGTGGGAGGAAACATTATGACTGGGAGCCCCATTTCGGATCTAAATCCTATCTTCACTGCGGCTGCAGTTGAGTTGACGGTGGCAAGTTTGAGTGGAGGAATCCGCACGGTCCACATGGGTGATGGATTTTTTACAGGCTATCGAAAGAATGTGATTCAATCACATGAAGTCCTTGTATCGGTGTTCATTCCACGGACAACGAAATATCaacattttattgcacataAGCAAGCCAAACGCAGAGACGATGATATAGCCATTGTGAACGGAGCATTTAACGTCCGTTTTGAGCCGAATTCGGACGTCGTTGAGGAGCTTCATTTGGCATTCGGTGGTATGGCGCCTACAACGGTATTGGCCAAGAAGACCGCACACGCTTTGATAGGGGCCCGATGGGATGCACTGCTAGTGGAACGTTGCAACGATCTACTGGTGAAGGAACTCCCTCTCAGTCCCTCGGCCCCAGGCGGAATGATTGTGTATCGTCGTTCACTGACGTTGAGCCTCTTTTTCAAAGCGTATCTCGCAATAGCTCAGGCGCTCGATAAACAACTAATTCCAGGTCGGCAGCCTCTTTGCGATCGCGAAAAGAGTGGGTCCAATAGCTTCCATACATTGGCACCCAAAAGTGCGCAGCTTTTTGAAAAGGTTGCAAGTGATCAGCTGATCACCAACCCAATCCGACGACCAGAGGTACACGCATCGGCCTTCAAGCAAGCCACGGGAGAAGCTGTCTACTGTGATGATATTCCAAAGTTCGCGAACGAACTATACCTAGCATTTGTGTACAGCACAAAGGCTCATGCCAAAATTTTATCTATTGATGCTTCGGAAGCGTTAAAAGTTGAGGGTGTTAGCCGATTTTTCAGTGCAGCAGATTTGAccgaagaacaaaacaaagctgGTCCTGTGTTTCATgatgagtttgtttttgtaaaGGACACCGTTACTGCCCAGGGACAGATAATCGGCGCTATCGTAGCTGACAACCAAAAAATCGCTCAGCGATCAGCACGATTGGTGAAAGTTGCGTACGAAGATTTAGAGCCAGTGATAGTTACACTGGAAGACGCCATCAAACAAGAGTCTTTCTTTCCTGATTTTCCTCGAACCATCGCCAAGGGTGACGTAGACAAAGCTTTAGCCGAGGCAGATCTTATAGTTGAAGGTGACTGTCGCCTTGGCGGACAAGagcatttttatttagaaACCCAAGCGTGCCTCGCTGTACCCAGAGATTGTGACGAGATTGAGGTAATCAGCAGCACGCAGCATCCTACAGAAATACAGATGCATGTAGCGCAAACGTTGGGCATTCCTGCTTCTAAGGTGGTGTCACGAGTAAAACGTCTCGGAGGAGGTTTTGGTGGAAAAGAGTCTCGAGCTGCGATCGTCGCCATACCTGTTGCTTTAGCTGCTTATCGGTTAGGAAGACCTGTGCGTTGTATGCTAGATCGAGATGAAGACATGGCTGTATCAGGTACTAGACATCCGTTCTATTTTTACTACAAGGTAGGGGTCAACAAAGACGGCACTTTGGTTGGAGGAGACTTTAAGGCTTACAACAACGCTGGTCATTCTATGGACCTCTCCTTTGCTGTACTGGAACGTTCCATGTTTCACATTCAGAACGCCTATCGCATTCCAAATTTGCGTGTGCGAGGATGGGTTTGCCGTACAAATCTTCCTTCAAACACTGCATTCCGTGGATTTGGAGGACCACAAGGCATGATGGTGGCAGAAACAATGATGCGTCACGTCGCACGAACGCTTAAACGAGACTACGTTGATCTAATTGAACTCAACATGTACCGGGAAGGTGACACTACCCATTACAACCAGCTGATCGAGGGCTGCAATGTTGGCAAGTGTTGGAAAGAATTGATGCAATCATCCGACTTTTATCGTCGTCGAGAAGCGGTGGATAATTTCAATATAGAAAATCGCTGGCGTAAACGCGGTATCCATTCCGTTCCAACCATGTTCGGCATTGCATTTACCGTACTACATCTCAATCAAAGTGGAGCACTTATTCACGTGTATCAGGATGGCACGGTTCTTCTCACCCATGGCGGCACTGAGATGGGACAGGGGCTGCACACTAAAATGATTCAAGTCGCTGCATCAGCCCTAGAAATACCATTCGATCGAATCCACGTTTCCGAAACTGCAACCGACAAAGTGCCAAATACATCCGCTACAGCAGCTAGTGCTGGTTCCGATTTGAATGGCGCGGCAGTGCTTAACGCATGCAACATCATCATGAAACGATTGGAACCCATACGCAAGCAATACCCAGATAAAGACTGGGAGTTTTGGATCAGCAAGGCTTACTTCAATCGTGTGTCTTTATCGGCAGCCGGATTCTATGCCACACCGGAACTTGGATATGacttttccacaaatgcagGAAAAGCATTTAACTACTACACATATGGTGCCGCTTGTTCGGAAGTGGAAATCGATTGTTTAACGGGGGATCATCAAGTAATACGCACTGATATCGTTATGGATCTAGGCTCCAGCATTAACCCAGCAATCGACATTGGTCAAATCGAAGGAGGTTTTATGCAGGGTTATGGTCTGTTTGCTCTAGAAGAAATGATATATTCACCCCAAGGACACGTATATTCGCGGGGGCCTGGAATGTATAAACTACCTGGGTTTGCCGATATTCCCGGAGAATTCAACGTATCACTGTTAACTGGAGCTCCCAATCCTCGTGCCGTGTACTCATCGAAAGCGGTAGGTGAACCGCCTCTTTTCCTGGCATCTTCAATCTTTTTCGCAATACGGGATGCAATAGCTGCTGCTAGGAAGGAAGAAACCTTAAATGAAGAATTTACATTAATTTCGCCGGCCACTTCTGCGCGCATTCGTACTGCTTGTCAAGATAAATTCATCGAGCGCTTCGTTAACAAAGAAGCTTCTGAAACACTTCAACATGTAGCTTGGAATGTAATGCCTTGACGAATACTTTGTAAACTATTTGTCTAACttgtaaacattttttagtggaacatttttcataacatttgagaagaaaacatttttgttgaaattttattcaattttgaagAACAATAAATATTAAGAAACAAGACCTTCTAATGTTTAGTAGACTTGAACCAGCATCCGATTTTAAAGATTCCCGGCTTCTTTTTCAAAGATAAATCCTTTTCAATTGATTCAAGCGAAGCTGTGGTGGATAGGTAATAAGAGTACAACaagaaaaattattaaaacggtttaaaaatatttttaaactcttgtcgttaaatttttaaaaacattcattACTCACAAGCGCCATCTGGTTCTTGTGCCATGTTTTGCATATCAACCGAttgcatttttgaaacataGTATAGAGACGTTACCACATTAATTGGAGAGTTGGTATCAGGATGGAGTTGATTATAGTCCCCACCACCCTCAGAAGCAACGTTAGTTTCGTTTAAGCTAGAAGCATTATTGCTAAGACGTTGCACATCATTTTCAAGTGTGCAGTTAGTATTTTGATCATTGCTCGCGTTCGATTGCATACATGAAGCCCGGGAaatgttagtttttttctttcttctgaaTGTGTTTGTAAGAATTCTTTTCGACATCTCACATGAACGGGAATAAAGAGAATATTCTTCTTGCAATAAGTCGCTTGCGATATCATGGTTCTTCTTGGATTTTTCTGATTTTTCCAAAATAGATCTGTAATAggtttgaaaaagaaataaaaaacaactttGTTATCACATTTTCACGATGCAGTCAGAACTTTAATCATACTTTAAATCAAAGATTTCATTTCTCATTAGCTCGATATTATCTctagttttttgttcatccttTTGCCGACGTAATTCATTGCAAGCAATTTGTTCCTTTAGCTCGACAAATTGTTGTTCCATCtccatttttctctcattcaTGCGTTCTGTACGGTAGACTTTCACGGAATCTTTAGGTTTTGGTAACGTTTTTGAAGCTAGAACTATTTTTCGCTTTGCAAGCAAATTCTCGTTATCAGAATATGATATTGCTGTTTTCTGGCGAATGTTTGGTTGGATCATTAAAGGAATCATGCTGGAACGACGATCAGATAAAGTGTTTTCCTTAAGCTGGTTGCTGTCATCATCATTCGAATCCGACCCGTTAGTACATTcagaaaatgtttgaaaaatcgaTGATCCTGAAACTTCTACCAATCCTTTGATAGATTGAGGATTGCACGCGACATCATTTTTTCTGTCGTTGGACAAATGCTCGGCACTGCTCCAACGATTGAGAGTATCCGTTAGATCTCCTACATGTTTAACGTTGTCGTTCTTGGAAGTTTCTAGGCCAATGAATGTATTATTTCGGGTAATTTTTCTAGCTTCACGTATGTAGTGTCCCATTTCATGCGATGTTTTATGACTATATGGTGACACAGAGTTTTTCCGCAACACATCCCCAACAGAAGTTTTTTTACATGGTTGTAAATTTACAAAACTCGCCATTTTTCTAGGATTCGACGCTACTTACAAGAAACTAACAGACATTGACGCGCCGTATGCACGAATTACAAATTCAGCAATGTTTGCTCTGATGCTAAATAAATCGAATGTGATTTTGGGCAATGTATTGAAAAATTGTCATAGCAATGTAGCTAAATGTATCATAAATATGTGCAAGTATTTGATACCATCACCACACATCAGCAAactttattttccattttcgacAACCGTCGGATGTACTAGAAACAAGGAACTGTAACAAtcgagatttttttatttttatacttttcCAGTTTCACTTTTGAGCTCAGTTTATTTGTCTGCTTTCAATGTTTTCATGtatctgatgaactcaaacaTTTTTaccacattttcacacacatGTTTGCTTCTATGGGCTAGTTTTCAGAGTAACACCTTATAAGTAAAACGCGATTTTTTTGAATGCGATGCTGCAATAAAGGCATGTttaatcgtttttttcttttcaagaaTCCTTTTGCCTATGACGGTGACTTGCcagttgttttatattttcctgAACTTTTTCGAGTTCCTAATGAGTCCTGCGAGCCGGAACTGAAGTCTCCTGTGTAGATCATAATagtgatttttattattttgtacaTAATCAAATTAATGTTTAAGATGGACGCGAAACGAATCCAAGGTCAGTAGTAGAGATGACATTATAATGCCGGAAGAGGGAGGTTTACCGACCATTCCACAAATATGCAAAGAGAAcagaaatatatataaaaaataaatcaataatcaAGTCTCGAGGTTGCAAAACAATTAacaaaactttttttgttattcttgATTGAAACGAAGAGGCCGAATATAGGCGCCTATCTTCGTTTATATAAAGATtacgaaaataaacataagCAAATTAAGATATATGAAGTATTTAATGTATCTTTGATAAAATGCAAGCCCGATTATTCTAGAATAATTTGTATGTGTGAAATGCAAGACTAGCAAAAATTAGAAATTCTTGTTGAATAtgagcaagcaaaacaaatactaTATTTCTCTAATAGATGCAATTAGAAACATGATTGAAAGGTTTTGGTCTACAATTGAGCATGTAGAATTAAGTAATAGTTGGACATCCGGTTAGTTGCATGCACGAAGGAACGAAAGTTTGATACATACTACCAAAATATGCATCAACACTTTGTTGACGCTaacgtttccgtttttcgttgcatttcCGACCAATATCGCTTCTGACGTGTTAACTCCCCTTTGCGTAAAAAGCTCTGTACAGACTCAATAAGGCGtataaaaatgaagaaattcaTCTTTATCTGCTACCATTTTTAATCACCGCTATATTGCAAACCTACGACATGAACAAACTGAGGCATGAGGCTAGATATAATTTGACTGCAAATTGATAAACAAAGCATTATGGAAATATCCACTAGAATACAGAAGCGCAAATGATGTTTATCAATGGTTGATGTTGTAACGATATGCTGTGAACAAAGGTATTCGTTGTAGCGACAGTATGATCAAATTAATGGGTTAATTTGAAGTTATTGGATATGGTGTCTAATGAAATGGATATCAGTGTATTATTGACTGGACACATTATCAGCATGTTTATAACATGCAACCATTTGGTATCCTAACTAGCCTTTAAATGTGATTATTAGTGCTTGATGATATGGTTAACGAAGGCTggttttttatgatttctaGTCGAATGCTTTAGAGAATACCGAATCAACCCCGTCTCTTGCATCGTGATTTTTTCAATACTCTCAATCCAATTAAATTTTCTTAGGTATCCTAAGCAAACATACAAAATCGAATTATAAATCATATTACATAGCAGCATCAGCACGTGTAGGATACTACACTATCACCATACATTACGATCACTACCAACCGTCGTATTCATCATCTGAGTAATGGTTATTATTAGTACCtgcatattttttattcctcgGATCCTGTATCGGTGGAGAAGTACGCATACCAGTTGGAGTAAAGTCCCTCGAATATCCTCCACTACTACGTCCTTCTCTATGAGGTCTTTCGCGATCATTGACACGATttcgatctcgatctcgatctcgatcaTAGTTTGCGTGACGCGAATGGTGCGGTGGCGACGGTGGAGGACTGAAATCATTCTCAGTTTCATACGTAGACATAACGGAATAGTCGTATCGGCTGTCTGGAGAATACCGGCCCCGATCGGGACTGTAGCGACCTCGAGTATCGATTATGCTGTTAGGAGAATATCGGTTGTttggtggaggaggtggtgaCATAAGCCGTCCAAGTGGGGGTGGTCTCATTTCTCCTGGCCCATGAGGAGGTGGCATGAAAGGTGTCATAAATGGAGGAGGAGGGCCAGGCATAAAAGGCGGCATGAATCGAGGAGGTGGTAGTACGCCCAATAATGAAGAAACATTTGGCGACTCGACACGGATAGGAGATGGGGCAGTTAAACCGAGATCAGTTTGTGTGATGGATGCATTCGGTAAACCATCTGAAAGAAGTAAAAATATATTAACAATTATTTTTGAACTATCAGTTTTGCGATGGTTAGATTAGATTCCCAAAACAGTATACTGAATTGGACAAATTTGATTCACAGTACctaaattggaaaaaaattaaccaaaaatACTTACCGCTGGTAGTTGAAATTTCACCCAGAGCTGTAAGCTTACGCCGTAACGCACTAGATTCACTACGTGCTTCTTCCAAGCGTCGTTCCGCTTGGCGAGCTGCAAGCCAAGCATCGTGAGACCGGGTTTCAAGTGTTGTATATTGAGCCTTGTGAGCAGTAGCTTGAGCTTCAATTTCGGCACGAAGCTTATCGTTTTGTGATCTAAAAAACAGGCATACACAGAACATGATAGAACTATGCCATTGTTAAATTGAAATGAAGTAACCTACTTTAATTGCTGAATTTCATCTTGCATGTGCCGTATCTTCTCTACTGTTGAGGTGGTTTCACCTTGTTGTTGCATCCACATGGCTTCCTTCACGCTCAACTctctgaaaataataaaaattatatattaaaACACGGATTTCACGACGCTAGAGCTATCTCCAAACTATTTGTACAAACATACTTTTGTAGTTGGGTTTCTTTGTCCTTGAAATAGGACGACAGCACTTGAAGCCTTGTTTCCGCTTCGAGTTTATCCTTTTCTATCGTGCTGAAATCTCGTTTAAGCGTAGATATTTCTTCATTAACCATTTTCATATGGTCTTCTACAAGCTGACGTGCAAtcttaataaataaaaaaataaataaaattatgcaataCGCTGCTGATTGTTACTAACGGTAGCACTTACAATTTCCCCTTGTAGTTTATCTTGGATatcagttttttcttttgttatgaGTGCAATTTGAGTTTTCAATTCAATCGAATCAATTATTTGCATTCCGGAAGTTCCGGTTacggttttgctttctttcagGCACTGCTCTAACGCCTCACATTTGGCTTGAGCCACTGCAAATGCTTTACGACCTTCATCTGCTTTACCCTGGAAAATTTTTACTTCTTTTGTAAGTCGTTCAATTTCAACACTGGTTTCTTGGCGTAGATTATTCAAGCTAGTCAACTTCTCATGTTTTAACTGATCTATTTGTTGTTGAAGCTGTGAGCGATGTTCAATCAGCTCGGTGTTTGCTCGTTCCATATCTTCTAGGCGATCTTTAAATTTACTCGCCTGATTGGATAAATTAATTTGTAGTTGACTGTTTTCACGACTTTTTTCTGCAAGCGAAACATTCATTGAGAgtattgtttgctgttgctcaTTCAGTTGTCGCTGAAGTTCTTCGACGCTTAATGCAATCGAGTTGCTACCGTTTTGATTCAATAACTCCGCTACCATTTTATTCAACTCTAGCCCAGCTTCGGCTGCATTTTCAAGTTCCTTCTCCAGACCCGAAATTTGATCCTGCATCTCTAATTTTACTTGCTCGGCAGTTTCTAATTCAGCTTTAAGTGCCATCACCATATCGTTAGAACCAAACGAATTATTTTCAATGCTTACGAGTTTATGCTTCGTATCCTGAAGCTCATTTTTTAGCAACGTGATTTCTTTGTAAGATGTCATCAAGTCACGTTCAGCCAAATTTAGATTATATATTAAACGTTTGTCTTGCCGATTTTTGTTGATTAAGTAATGCCCGAGAGAAAACATCAGCAAGGTAAATGAAGTGATCATTAACATTAAAATAAGATCGCTCAATCTTAATGCTTCTTGTACAAACACTTCTAAATAGTATCCAATGGGCTGTTGTTCAAAGCTTAGAAAATCTTGCTGTTTGTTGCCATCATCTTGAAGCTCCTCAATACCACCTCCATTTCTTTTGACAGTTTCTTCCATCGGATGTTTCGCTAGTGAATTCATATAATCCGCATCGCCGTTTGAATGCTGTATCGACGGTGGAACAAATGCTGCGATTGGGGAACAATCGGTTACGTCATTCTCACAATATTCGTTATCCATAAGCActgaaaaggaagaaaaagtagTATTCAAATGATTTCTTCCAAATAAaacttttcgtttgttttagaAATGTAAGTAACGTTAACATTGATCATTTCTTAATCTAAAAAAATCTGAACTGTTATGTAGCACTGAATTACTGATACGatcaaaaaattatccatttCCATTTAATTACCTTTATCATTGAAACCAGTAGGCTCGTGTTCAACCGGCGTTAGAGGTGTACTCAGTTCGACTAAATCAGCGTCTTTATTTAAAGAATCTTTATCATCTTGATCTGGTTTTGCTTGTTCTACTACATGTCGTAGATGTTTATCATCATCTGATTGAGCATTCGACATGACTGGATCAACTTCAGGTGTGGTTTGTTTATCCTGGGTAGCGTAATGGTGATTATCATTTGCATGGTCATGATGTGAATGACtaccatgatgatgatgatgatgaccatgatgatgaagatggcCATGAGCAAGAATATTGCCTAAACCACCAGCAAGGATACGACTAGGATGAGTAGGCTGATTGTCAGAACTTGCAACTGTCTCCAAAGTGTTAAGTGCAGGTTCAATTGTTACCGGATTTATATTATCAGCAGTTGTTTCCACGGGAGTAACTGTTTCAAAAATGTCAGGATATATTGCAGCCGATGCAGCTGTTTCATCATTAACCAATACGGAAGATTCTGTGGTGAATACATTTTGAGAGTAATCCGAAGTAAAAAATTCCTCAGGTAACATATCCACATTTGGAATGCTTTTCGAATCCAACAAAACTGGTTTGTCTGTACTAGAAATTGCTTCTTTTGTATCTTTGGACAATTTTATTGCTCCAGCGTGTTCAATATTTTGAACTTCTTCAAATGATTCATTCTTCGTTTCTTGTGTGTTTGATACATAAGTTATTGCAGCTTTCAAAGGATTTTCCGTTTCTTCGGGGGCAGTTGAGGAAACGTCATGTTCTAAATTATTCACACCCTGaattaaatgtgttttctgaTTGGATATTTCCTGTTTATCACTAATAAAATCATGCATTACAGCATAATTATCaatgttgttttgcttctgcttttgATCTAAATTAGATTCATACTGCAATGTCTCTTGGTTTTCTGCTTTCGAATGGGTCTTTCCGAAGCTATCTCGAAGAGCAGTAGGATTCTCAATGTTGTTTTGCTTATCCGATAGCTCCTGCTTTTCTTCTAAATTGGATTCATACTGTAAAATCTCTTGGCTTTCTGCTTTTGAATGGGTCTTCTCGGAGCTTTCTCGAAGAGCAGCAAGACTCTCAAGGTCGTTTTTTGTGGCCgttagcttttgtttttgatctAGATTGGATATATGAGCCAATGTCTCTTGGCTTTCTTCTTTCGAACTGGTCATCCTAGAGCTATCTCCGGCTTGCTCTTTTTGGGTAAAGTCTTTCGCTGTATCATTATGATGAGTAATAAAATCAACTTTCTTCATGAGTTTTGTTTCCTCGCTTTGATCTTCTTGGATTTCGTCTTCATCTTCGTCGCTGAtatcttctgcttcttcgtCATCGTATTCCTCTTCATTGTTCAATTCTTCTCCAGATtcaatattttcttctttgccattctcatcatcagcaacataTTGCTCATTCGTTTCTTCACCCTTGGGAGCTTGCGAATTTGGAACAACTTCCAAAGATGGTATTGGTTCGGCGTTAGCATGCGCATTTTCTATAGGAACTTTTGGCGTTAAGCTATTCGGTACATCATTTGTTAACACTGCTCCATCCACTACTATCTCTTGTTCGACACCATTGCCAGAAACTGTCGATGGCGTTGATTTGATAGGATCAAGATCTACTCGAGGTATGTCATCCTTaaaccaaagtctgtcggctTTTTTTATCACGATCGAACTTTCTTGTATAAATTGCTTAGCAGCTAAGCCCTCCTTGCCTTTGGACGTTCGCACAAAGAAATCTTTATCCTTGCCGACATTTTTCGCCAAAATTTCAAGCGATTCATTTTGTTCCAGATTTACTTTTTGCCCACCACCGCCCCGAAAGTTCATGACTGCCCTGCCTAGAGCTATTACACCTGCAAAAAGAACAATGTAACAAAAATGCATGAGACGTAAACATTTGCATATGCGGAGAGTCAGTATTATTGAATTACagacaaatgaaaaattcaactaCGATGCATTTGCGTAGACTTTT encodes:
- the LOC128727634 gene encoding transport and Golgi organization protein 1 yields the protein MKRSIVNCFVQFLCLVIVFQVAYTLGKECGDPQCKSVIALGRAVMNFRGGGGQKVNLEQNESLEILAKNVGKDKDFFVRTSKGKEGLAAKQFIQESSIVIKKADRLWFKDDIPRVDLDPIKSTPSTVSGNGVEQEIVVDGAVLTNDVPNSLTPKVPIENAHANAEPIPSLEVVPNSQAPKGEETNEQYVADDENGKEENIESGEELNNEEEYDDEEAEDISDEDEDEIQEDQSEETKLMKKVDFITHHNDTAKDFTQKEQAGDSSRMTKSSVLVNDETAASAAIYPDIFETVTPVETTADNINPVTIEPALNTLETVASSDNQPTHPSRILAGGLGNILAHGHLHHHGHHHHHHGSHSHHDHANDNHHYATQDKQTTPEVDPVMSNAQSDDDKHLRHVVEQAKPDQDDKDSLNKDADLVELSTPLTPVEHEPTGFNDKVLMDNEYCENDVTDCSPIAAFVPPSIQHSNGDADYMNSLAKHPMEETVKRNGGGIEELQDDGNKQQDFLSFEQQPIGYYLEVFVQEALRLSDLILMLMITSFTLLMFSLGHYLINKNRQDKRLIYNLNLAERDLMTSYKEITLLKNELQDTKHKLVSIENNSFGSNDMVMALKAELETAEQVKLEMQDQISGLEKELENAAEAGLELNKMVAELLNQNGSNSIALSVEELQRQLNEQQQTILSMNVSLAEKSRENSQLQINLSNQASKFKDRLEDMERANTELIEHRSQLQQQIDQLKHEKLTSLNNLRQETSVEIERLTKEVKIFQGKADEGRKAFAVAQAKCEALEQCLKESKTVTGTSGMQIIDSIELKTQIALITKEKTDIQDKLQGEIIARQLVEDHMKMVNEEISTLKRDFSTIEKDKLEAETRLQVLSSYFKDKETQLQKELSVKEAMWMQQQGETTSTVEKIRHMQDEIQQLKSQNDKLRAEIEAQATAHKAQYTTLETRSHDAWLAARQAERRLEEARSESSALRRKLTALGEISTTSDGLPNASITQTDLGLTAPSPIRVESPNVSSLLGVLPPPRFMPPFMPGPPPPFMTPFMPPPHGPGEMRPPPLGRLMSPPPPPNNRYSPNSIIDTRGRYSPDRGRYSPDSRYDYSVMSTYETENDFSPPPSPPHHSRHANYDRDRDRDRNRVNDRERPHREGRSSGGYSRDFTPTGMRTSPPIQDPRNKKYAGDFSSGSQDSLGTRKSSGKYKTTGKSPS
- the LOC128727632 gene encoding uncharacterized protein LOC128727632, with the translated sequence MASFVNLQPCKKTSVGDVLRKNSVSPYSHKTSHEMGHYIREARKITRNNTFIGLETSKNDNVKHVGDLTDTLNRWSSAEHLSNDRKNDVACNPQSIKGLVEVSGSSIFQTFSECTNGSDSNDDDSNQLKENTLSDRRSSMIPLMIQPNIRQKTAISYSDNENLLAKRKIVLASKTLPKPKDSVKVYRTERMNERKMEMEQQFVELKEQIACNELRRQKDEQKTRDNIELMRNEIFDLKSILEKSEKSKKNHDIASDLLQEEYSLYSRSCEMSKRILTNTFRRKKKTNISRASCMQSNASNDQNTNCTLENDVQRLSNNASSLNETNVASEGGGDYNQLHPDTNSPINVVTSLYYVSKMQSVDMQNMAQEPDGASSLESIEKDLSLKKKPGIFKIGCWFKSTKH
- the LOC128727693 gene encoding xanthine dehydrogenase — protein: MDPTNGCSELKSLEKRFATKQPLVFFVNGKKIIDDSPDPECTLLVYLREKLRLCGTKLGCAEGGCGACTAMVSKVDRKTGLLHHLAVNACLTPVCAVHGMAVTTVEGIGSTRTRLHPVQERIAKAHGSQCGFCTPGIVMSMYSLLRSSPVPSMKELEVAFQGNLCRCTGYRPILEGYKTFTNEYGNSCAMGEKCCRNGNGNGCASNKDRLEVATVLFQPREFVPYDPSQEPIFPPELKLSDKLDLNSFVFRNSQTAWYRPTTLNDLLALKQVHPETKIVVGNTEVGVEVKFKHFEYPVLAYPCQIKELITIERHDHGLKIGSAVTLKDMENALRKEIATEPESATRLYSAIVDMLHWFAGKQIRNVASVGGNIMTGSPISDLNPIFTAAAVELTVASLSGGIRTVHMGDGFFTGYRKNVIQSHEVLVSVFIPRTTKYQHFIAHKQAKRRDDDIAIVNGAFNVRFEPNSDVVEELHLAFGGMAPTTVLAKKTAHALIGARWDALLVERCNDLLVKELPLSPSAPGGMIVYRRSLTLSLFFKAYLAIAQALDKQLIPGRQPLCDREKSGSNSFHTLAPKSAQLFEKVASDQLITNPIRRPEVHASAFKQATGEAVYCDDIPKFANELYLAFVYSTKAHAKILSIDASEALKVEGVSRFFSAADLTEEQNKAGPVFHDEFVFVKDTVTAQGQIIGAIVADNQKIAQRSARLVKVAYEDLEPVIVTLEDAIKQESFFPDFPRTIAKGDVDKALAEADLIVEGDCRLGGQEHFYLETQACLAVPRDCDEIEVISSTQHPTEIQMHVAQTLGIPASKVVSRVKRLGGGFGGKESRAAIVAIPVALAAYRLGRPVRCMLDRDEDMAVSGTRHPFYFYYKVGVNKDGTLVGGDFKAYNNAGHSMDLSFAVLERSMFHIQNAYRIPNLRVRGWVCRTNLPSNTAFRGFGGPQGMMVAETMMRHVARTLKRDYVDLIELNMYREGDTTHYNQLIEGCNVGKCWKELMQSSDFYRRREAVDNFNIENRWRKRGIHSVPTMFGIAFTVLHLNQSGALIHVYQDGTVLLTHGGTEMGQGLHTKMIQVAASALEIPFDRIHVSETATDKVPNTSATAASAGSDLNGAAVLNACNIIMKRLEPIRKQYPDKDWEFWISKAYFNRVSLSAAGFYATPELGYDFSTNAGKAFNYYTYGAACSEVEIDCLTGDHQVIRTDIVMDLGSSINPAIDIGQIEGGFMQGYGLFALEEMIYSPQGHVYSRGPGMYKLPGFADIPGEFNVSLLTGAPNPRAVYSSKAVGEPPLFLASSIFFAIRDAIAAARKEETLNEEFTLISPATSARIRTACQDKFIERFVNKEASETLQHVAWNVMP